The following are from one region of the Arcobacter defluvii genome:
- a CDS encoding 4-hydroxy-3-methylbut-2-enyl diphosphate reductase, with protein sequence MEIKLASNYGFCFGVKRAIKIAEDYKNSSTMGPLIHNQDEINRLKNDFNVGLYTNLNDVKENDTVIIRTHGIPKNDLKNLRKLNAKVINATCPFVTTPQQIVKKMSREGYSILIFGDADHPEVKGVQSYGEDQEDVHIVLETSDLDKIVFKNNKIATIAQTTKKKEKYLEIVNALILKNKEVRVFNTICDATFENQDAARELSKEVNIMIVIGGKNSSNTKQLHSICIENCPDSYLIENEIEIDNSWFENKKLCGITAGASTPDWIIQQVVDKIKSFK encoded by the coding sequence ATGGAAATAAAATTAGCATCTAATTATGGATTTTGTTTTGGTGTAAAAAGAGCCATAAAAATTGCAGAAGATTACAAAAATTCTTCAACAATGGGACCATTAATTCATAATCAAGATGAAATAAATAGATTAAAAAATGATTTTAATGTTGGTTTATACACAAATTTAAATGATGTAAAAGAGAATGATACAGTTATTATTAGAACACATGGTATTCCAAAAAATGATTTAAAAAATTTAAGAAAACTAAATGCTAAAGTTATAAATGCTACTTGTCCATTTGTAACTACTCCTCAACAAATAGTAAAAAAAATGTCAAGAGAAGGATATTCTATTCTTATTTTTGGAGATGCTGATCATCCTGAAGTAAAAGGTGTTCAATCATATGGAGAAGACCAAGAAGATGTTCATATTGTACTTGAAACTTCAGACTTAGATAAAATTGTATTTAAAAATAATAAAATTGCAACTATTGCACAAACAACGAAAAAAAAAGAAAAATATCTTGAAATTGTAAATGCACTGATTCTAAAAAATAAAGAAGTTAGAGTATTTAATACAATTTGTGATGCAACATTTGAAAATCAAGATGCAGCAAGAGAACTATCAAAAGAAGTAAATATTATGATTGTAATAGGTGGTAAAAATTCATCAAATACAAAACAATTACACTCTATTTGTATAGAAAATTGCCCTGATTCATATTTAATTGAAAATGAAATAGAAATAGATAATTCATGGTTTGAAAATAAAAAATTGTGTGGTATAACAGCGGGTGCAAGTACTCCTGACTGGATTATTCAACAAGTTGTAGATAAAATAAAATCATTCAAATAA
- a CDS encoding 30S ribosomal protein S1 encodes MGIEDIDLGEDFDFEQMLNESFENAENNSVVDGVIVEITNERVLVDVGQKIEGQLAISEITIGGEIKYKVGDTIPVMLMGNRGERPSISHKKVLQKEKFDAFVKAHGEDFEDVTIEGKIISVKQRGGFIIEDADGCEYFMPMAQSYLKAQGAIGKTVKAKVIKVNKAQNSIIVSRKKLIEESKAVKDNKVSEILENKEPVNGIIKKITSYGMFVDLGGIDGLVNYNEISYKGPVNPANYYNEGDEVSVVVLSYDKAKQHLSLSIKAALSNPWEEIKDELEVGDTITVTVSNFESYGAFVDLGNDIEGLLHISEISWNKNLKNPKELLTIGEEINVEVIELNVEQKRLRVSLKNLQEKPFTKFTNEHKVGDVIKGKIATLTDFGAFVSIGEVDGLLHNEEASWEPNAKCKTIFKKGDEVEVKIIKIDKEKENISLSVKEIADSPAKRFQDTYKIGDIVKGTVKDTKDFGIFIKLENNLDGLIRNEDFGPLNPDDIKNGDEVEAVIVNIDTKKNRVRLSVKRLEQQQEREVLKSVNDDSSMTLGDILKDQMK; translated from the coding sequence ATGGGTATCGAAGATATTGATTTAGGTGAAGACTTTGATTTTGAGCAAATGCTAAATGAGTCTTTTGAGAATGCAGAAAATAATTCTGTGGTTGATGGTGTAATTGTTGAAATTACTAATGAAAGAGTTTTAGTTGATGTTGGTCAAAAAATTGAAGGTCAATTAGCTATTTCAGAAATTACAATTGGTGGTGAAATAAAATATAAAGTTGGAGACACTATCCCTGTTATGTTAATGGGTAATAGAGGGGAAAGACCAAGTATTTCACATAAAAAAGTTTTACAAAAAGAAAAATTTGATGCTTTTGTAAAAGCTCATGGTGAAGATTTTGAAGATGTAACAATCGAAGGTAAAATCATTTCTGTTAAACAAAGAGGTGGTTTTATAATTGAAGATGCTGATGGTTGTGAATATTTCATGCCTATGGCACAATCTTATCTAAAAGCACAAGGTGCAATTGGAAAAACTGTAAAAGCTAAAGTTATCAAGGTAAATAAAGCTCAAAATTCAATTATTGTATCAAGAAAAAAATTAATAGAAGAATCAAAAGCTGTAAAAGACAATAAAGTTTCAGAAATTTTAGAAAATAAAGAACCTGTAAATGGTATCATTAAAAAAATTACTTCTTATGGAATGTTTGTTGATTTAGGTGGAATTGATGGTTTAGTAAACTACAATGAAATTTCTTATAAAGGTCCTGTTAATCCTGCAAATTACTACAATGAAGGTGATGAAGTTTCTGTTGTAGTTTTATCTTATGACAAAGCAAAACAACACTTATCATTATCAATTAAAGCTGCACTGTCTAATCCTTGGGAAGAAATAAAAGATGAATTAGAAGTTGGTGATACAATTACTGTAACTGTTTCTAACTTTGAATCTTATGGTGCATTCGTTGATTTAGGAAATGATATTGAAGGATTATTACATATTTCTGAAATTTCATGGAATAAAAACTTAAAAAATCCAAAAGAACTTTTAACAATTGGTGAAGAAATCAATGTTGAAGTTATTGAATTAAATGTTGAGCAAAAAAGATTAAGAGTATCACTAAAAAATTTACAAGAAAAACCTTTCACTAAATTTACTAATGAGCACAAAGTTGGAGATGTAATTAAAGGTAAAATTGCAACTTTAACTGATTTTGGAGCTTTTGTTTCAATTGGTGAAGTTGATGGTTTATTACATAATGAAGAAGCTTCTTGGGAGCCAAATGCTAAATGTAAAACTATCTTTAAAAAAGGTGATGAAGTTGAAGTAAAAATTATCAAAATTGATAAAGAAAAAGAAAACATTTCATTATCAGTTAAAGAAATAGCTGATTCTCCAGCAAAAAGATTCCAAGATACATATAAAATTGGTGATATTGTAAAAGGAACTGTTAAAGATACAAAAGATTTTGGTATTTTTATAAAATTAGAAAATAATCTTGATGGATTAATTAGAAATGAAGATTTTGGACCATTAAATCCTGATGATATTAAAAATGGTGACGAAGTTGAAGCTGTTATTGTAAATATTGATACTAAAAAAAATAGAGTTAGATTATCAGTAAAAAGATTAGAGCAACAACAAGAAAGAGAAGTTTTAAAATCTGTTAATGATGATTCATCTATGACTTTAGGTGATATTTTAAAAGATCAAATGAAATAA
- the serA gene encoding phosphoglycerate dehydrogenase → MSKHTIVVCDHIHEAGLQILQNTEDVNYVYAADIDKTELLNIIKDAHVAITRSSTDVDEKFLNAATNLKAIIRAGVGYDNVDIDGCSKRGIIAMNVPTANTIAAVELTMTHMLSCMRKFPYAHNQLKNDRVWKREDWYGNELYGKKLGVIGFGNIGHRVALRAKSFEMDVVTYDPYIPSTKATDLGIKYTTSFDDILACDIITIHTPKNKETIDMISFEEIAKMKDGVILINCARGGLYNEEALYENLKSGKIAMAGIDVFKKEPAINNPLLDLPNITVTAHLGANTKESQKEISIQAANNAIESARGIAYPNALNLPIDESKIPSFVKPYIELTQKMAFLLAQISKSEIRSINISAEGKISEYLDSLQTFATVGVLAVSSGSEVNYVNANFIAKEKGIELTMSELSNLSGYQNKVSIKITTPTGVKTISGTVFNDDVQRIVELSGFQLDIEPKGKMIIMRNNDVPGVIGEVGRILGDNNINIADFRLSRGKDGALAVILLDEKPNSDILKKLDNLEAAIAVAYAEI, encoded by the coding sequence ATGAGTAAACATACAATAGTAGTTTGTGACCATATACATGAAGCTGGTTTACAAATACTTCAAAATACTGAAGATGTAAATTATGTATATGCAGCAGATATAGATAAAACAGAGCTGTTAAATATTATAAAAGATGCTCATGTAGCAATCACAAGATCTTCAACTGATGTAGATGAAAAATTTTTAAATGCAGCAACAAATTTGAAAGCTATTATTAGAGCTGGTGTTGGATATGATAATGTTGATATTGATGGATGTAGTAAAAGAGGAATTATTGCAATGAATGTTCCTACTGCAAACACAATTGCAGCAGTAGAATTAACAATGACTCATATGTTATCTTGTATGAGAAAATTTCCATATGCTCATAATCAATTAAAAAATGATAGAGTTTGGAAAAGAGAAGATTGGTATGGAAATGAACTTTATGGAAAAAAATTAGGAGTTATCGGTTTTGGTAACATTGGACATAGAGTTGCATTAAGAGCTAAATCATTTGAAATGGATGTTGTAACATACGATCCATATATTCCTTCAACTAAAGCAACTGATTTAGGTATCAAATATACAACTAGTTTTGATGATATTTTAGCTTGTGATATTATTACAATTCATACTCCAAAAAATAAAGAAACTATCGATATGATTAGTTTTGAAGAAATTGCTAAAATGAAAGATGGTGTAATTTTAATAAATTGTGCTAGAGGTGGATTATATAACGAAGAAGCATTATATGAAAACCTAAAATCTGGAAAAATTGCAATGGCTGGAATCGATGTATTTAAAAAAGAACCTGCAATAAATAATCCTTTACTAGATTTACCAAATATAACTGTAACTGCTCACTTAGGTGCAAATACAAAAGAATCTCAAAAAGAGATTTCTATTCAAGCTGCAAATAATGCTATAGAATCTGCACGTGGAATTGCATATCCAAATGCTTTAAATTTACCAATAGATGAAAGTAAAATTCCTTCATTTGTAAAACCATATATTGAATTAACACAAAAAATGGCATTTTTATTAGCACAAATTAGTAAAAGTGAAATTAGATCAATCAATATCTCAGCTGAAGGTAAAATTTCTGAATATTTAGACTCTTTACAAACATTTGCAACAGTAGGTGTTTTAGCTGTTAGTTCTGGAAGCGAAGTAAATTATGTTAATGCAAATTTTATTGCAAAAGAAAAAGGCATTGAATTAACAATGTCTGAATTATCAAATTTAAGTGGCTATCAAAACAAAGTTTCAATTAAAATTACAACGCCAACTGGCGTAAAAACAATCTCTGGAACTGTATTTAATGATGATGTTCAAAGAATTGTTGAATTAAGTGGATTCCAATTAGATATTGAACCAAAAGGTAAAATGATTATCATGAGAAATAACGATGTACCAGGTGTTATTGGTGAAGTTGGTAGAATTCTTGGTGATAATAATATTAATATTGCTGACTTTAGATTATCAAGAGGTAAAGATGGTGCATTAGCTGTAATACTTTTAGATGAAAAACCAAATTCAGATATATTAAAAAAACTTGATAATTTAGAAGCAGCAATTGCTGTTGCTTATGCCGAAATTTAA
- the efp gene encoding elongation factor P yields MAIGMSELKKGLKIEVDGVPYKITEYQHVKPGKGAAFVRCKIKSFLNGKVIEKTFHAGDKCEVPNLQQKQMQFLYDDGELLQFMDTTSYEQEGLTYEQVGEAFDWIIDGMNVDMMYYNGKAITVEPPMVVELKIVETPPNFKGDSQGGRKPATLESGAVVQIPFHILEGDIIKVDTRTGEYLEKVK; encoded by the coding sequence ATGGCGATTGGAATGAGTGAATTAAAAAAGGGATTAAAGATCGAAGTTGATGGAGTTCCTTATAAAATTACAGAATACCAACATGTAAAACCAGGAAAAGGTGCTGCATTTGTTAGATGTAAAATAAAATCATTTTTAAATGGAAAAGTTATTGAAAAGACTTTTCATGCAGGTGATAAATGTGAAGTGCCTAACTTACAACAAAAACAAATGCAATTTTTATATGATGATGGTGAATTATTACAATTTATGGATACAACTTCTTATGAACAAGAAGGTTTAACATATGAACAAGTTGGTGAAGCATTTGATTGGATTATCGATGGAATGAATGTTGATATGATGTATTATAATGGTAAAGCGATCACTGTTGAACCTCCTATGGTTGTTGAACTTAAAATTGTAGAAACACCACCAAACTTTAAAGGTGATTCTCAAGGTGGAAGAAAACCAGCAACATTAGAATCGGGTGCCGTTGTACAAATTCCTTTCCATATTTTAGAAGGTGATATTATCAAAGTTGACACTAGAACTGGTGAATACTTAGAAAAAGTAAAATAG
- the ribD gene encoding bifunctional diaminohydroxyphosphoribosylaminopyrimidine deaminase/5-amino-6-(5-phosphoribosylamino)uracil reductase RibD, whose amino-acid sequence MKIDDNFYMKLAIDEAWKYQLLTYPNPAVGCVIVKDGRLLAIEAHKEAGMPHAEINALKSAYLIENPNSILKTKNNSQEIHNFLIENHDGYFNDCEIFVTLEPCNHIGKTPSCANLLKVLKPKRVIIGHEDINKIASGGVQTLESANIEVSLRCMEKEAYNLLYPFIKWSNGTFIFYKMAQTLNGCIDGTISSKMSQLYVHTLRDKVDLMLIGGNTVRIDKPTLDARYIGGRAPDIMIYSKNKIFDNAIPLFKVANREVFISDDLFKLLDYKFVMVEGVYKLMNILKEKIDYIVLIVSPKIRNGINALNEIDIDFEIVHENYLGEEKIIYLKRK is encoded by the coding sequence ATGAAAATAGATGATAATTTTTATATGAAATTAGCAATTGATGAGGCATGGAAATATCAACTTTTAACTTATCCTAATCCTGCTGTGGGTTGCGTAATTGTTAAAGATGGAAGATTACTTGCAATTGAAGCTCATAAAGAAGCTGGCATGCCACATGCAGAAATTAATGCACTTAAATCAGCATATTTAATTGAAAATCCAAACTCAATATTAAAAACAAAAAATAATTCACAAGAAATCCATAATTTTCTTATAGAAAATCACGATGGTTATTTTAATGATTGTGAAATTTTCGTAACACTTGAACCTTGCAATCACATTGGAAAAACTCCATCTTGTGCAAATTTATTAAAAGTATTGAAACCAAAAAGAGTAATTATTGGACATGAAGATATAAATAAAATTGCGTCAGGGGGCGTACAAACGTTAGAAAGTGCTAATATTGAAGTTAGTCTAAGATGTATGGAAAAAGAAGCATATAATCTTTTGTATCCATTTATAAAATGGAGTAATGGAACATTTATTTTTTATAAAATGGCACAAACTTTAAATGGTTGTATAGATGGTACTATATCATCAAAGATGAGCCAATTATATGTACATACATTAAGAGATAAAGTAGACCTTATGCTTATTGGCGGAAATACTGTAAGAATTGATAAGCCAACTCTTGATGCGAGATATATAGGTGGACGGGCACCGGATATTATGATTTATAGTAAGAATAAAATATTTGATAATGCTATACCATTATTCAAAGTAGCTAATAGAGAAGTATTTATAAGTGATGATTTATTTAAATTACTTGATTACAAATTTGTTATGGTAGAAGGTGTCTATAAATTAATGAATATATTAAAAGAGAAGATTGATTATATTGTACTTATTGTTAGTCCAAAAATTAGAAATGGAATTAATGCTTTAAATGAAATTGATATAGATTTTGAGATAGTACATGAAAATTATCTTGGAGAAGAAAAAATTATATATTTAAAAAGAAAATAG
- the rimP gene encoding ribosome maturation factor RimP, translating to MNLEESIKLAVESLGANLYDITTAREHDKNIFRVSVTADSGISLDKCAEISRMISPILDVNEPMNGEYVLEVSSPGIERKLKKKEHFIASVGEKVKIKDFSTEVYKGELIFADDEKIIIKTEFGEDELTYDSILAAATYFEW from the coding sequence ATGAATTTAGAAGAATCAATAAAATTAGCAGTTGAAAGTTTAGGCGCAAACTTGTATGACATAACAACTGCAAGAGAACATGATAAAAATATTTTTAGAGTTTCTGTTACAGCTGATAGTGGGATTAGTTTAGATAAATGTGCTGAAATTTCTAGAATGATTTCTCCGATATTAGATGTAAATGAACCAATGAATGGAGAGTATGTTTTAGAAGTAAGTTCTCCAGGAATAGAAAGAAAGTTAAAAAAGAAAGAACATTTTATTGCATCAGTTGGTGAGAAAGTTAAAATAAAAGATTTCTCAACAGAGGTTTATAAAGGTGAATTGATTTTTGCAGATGATGAAAAAATCATAATTAAAACTGAATTTGGCGAAGATGAATTAACATATGACTCTATATTAGCAGCTGCTACTTATTTTGAATGGTAA
- the rbfA gene encoding 30S ribosome-binding factor RbfA — protein sequence MKSINLQRTESLLMELIPEALSNLADARINSLPITGINCKNGKYDAIVYFDGSDYDKNEIKEIISSLIKANGRLKTHILASTGWYKCPNFTFVNDTSLEKSKHIEDLFAQIRKTTKSEE from the coding sequence ATGAAAAGTATTAATTTACAAAGAACAGAATCTTTACTTATGGAGTTGATTCCAGAAGCTTTATCAAATTTGGCAGATGCTAGGATAAATTCACTTCCTATAACAGGAATCAATTGCAAAAACGGAAAATATGATGCAATTGTATATTTTGATGGTTCTGATTATGATAAAAATGAAATAAAAGAAATTATATCATCTTTAATAAAAGCTAATGGAAGATTAAAAACACATATATTAGCAAGTACAGGTTGGTATAAATGTCCAAATTTTACATTTGTTAATGATACATCTTTGGAAAAATCAAAACATATAGAAGATTTATTTGCCCAAATTAGAAAAACAACAAAGAGTGAAGAATAA